A genomic window from Sulfurospirillum diekertiae includes:
- a CDS encoding SapC family protein, with protein MAMHIINQPQDQTKAVNDAVSYPNLETMISVPLGIGEVYEACKDYPILFTKNQEGDWLAIALLGFNDKNVYLDENRRFKRGKYLPAFLRRYPFILVQNEDKKGFSLGIEEEALEALNESNKERALFKEDKTPTDLTKNTLDFLVRFQGELQACSALIKELESWGLLVEQSANLLDEEGKTHTINGFFTVNEEKLSHLSEKKHLDMCKKGATPFITAHLISLSNIRRLGL; from the coding sequence ATGGCAATGCATATTATCAACCAACCACAAGATCAAACCAAAGCCGTCAATGACGCAGTCAGTTACCCCAACTTAGAAACGATGATAAGCGTACCTTTGGGCATTGGAGAAGTTTACGAAGCATGTAAAGATTATCCGATTTTGTTTACTAAAAATCAAGAAGGCGACTGGCTTGCCATTGCACTTCTTGGCTTTAACGATAAAAATGTCTACTTGGATGAAAATCGTCGCTTTAAAAGAGGCAAATACCTTCCCGCTTTCTTGAGACGCTATCCCTTTATTTTGGTTCAAAATGAAGATAAAAAAGGCTTTTCTTTAGGTATTGAAGAAGAAGCTTTGGAAGCGTTAAATGAATCCAACAAGGAACGTGCGCTCTTTAAAGAGGATAAAACACCAACGGACTTGACGAAGAATACATTGGACTTTCTCGTTCGCTTTCAAGGCGAATTACAAGCATGTAGCGCTTTGATTAAAGAGTTAGAATCATGGGGACTATTAGTCGAACAAAGTGCCAATCTTCTCGATGAAGAGGGCAAAACCCATACGATCAATGGTTTCTTTACGGTTAATGAAGAAAAACTTAGCCATCTCAGTGAGAAGAAACATCTTGACATGTGCAAAAAAGGAGCGACACCTTTCATCACAGCCCATCTTATTTCACTCAGCAATATTAGACGCTTGGGATTGTAG
- the acs gene encoding acetate--CoA ligase has product MSQLFEPSRALSKEARIKNMCEYKELCIQADEDFEGYWDKLAREKIEWFKPYDRVLNEDNAPFYKWFEGGKLNVTHQCLGRHLKSRKNKAAIIWEGEDGKRRIITYLQLFYRVNRLANLMRNQFGIKKGDRVVLYMPMIPEAAFAMLACAKIGAIHSVVFGGFSAEALRDRVQDAEAKLVITADGAFRRGKPYMLKPVVDEALSVGCECCEKVLIVQRNFEDIEYVPGRDYVYNEIIMNESQYCEPEWMDSEDPLFLLYTSGSTGKPKGVQHSSAGYILWAQYTMEHVFDVKENDTFWCTADVGWITGHTYIVYGPLAMGATTIMYEGVPTFPDVGRWWGMIEEHRVNQFYTAPTAIRLLHKEGADAPSRYDLSSLKVLGTVGEPINPDAWMWYYEQIGGGNCPIVDTWWQTETGGHMITPLPGATPIKPGSATFPLPGIKAEIMDEHGNPTPKGEKGFLCITKPWPSMIRNIWGDPERYVKSYFGDCKKDGKPVYFSGDGAMYDDDGYIIITGRTDDVINVSGHRIGTAEIEAVLGNHENVAEVAVVGRPDPIKGEGIFAYIVIKGADSMSEEVYMIQELNKLIVKEIGNIAKLDAIRFVPGLPKTRSGKIMRRILRSIAKKEPITQDISTLEDPSIVEKIQNLIEF; this is encoded by the coding sequence ATGTCACAACTTTTCGAACCAAGTAGAGCTTTAAGCAAAGAAGCCAGAATTAAGAACATGTGTGAGTACAAAGAGCTTTGTATCCAAGCGGATGAGGATTTTGAAGGATACTGGGATAAGCTAGCACGTGAAAAAATTGAGTGGTTTAAGCCTTATGACAGAGTATTAAATGAAGATAATGCTCCGTTCTACAAATGGTTCGAAGGTGGCAAATTAAACGTTACGCATCAATGCCTAGGACGTCATCTCAAGAGTCGTAAAAACAAAGCAGCGATCATTTGGGAAGGTGAGGACGGCAAACGCCGTATTATTACCTATCTTCAACTTTTCTACCGTGTCAATCGTCTCGCCAATTTGATGCGCAATCAATTTGGCATCAAAAAGGGAGATCGTGTTGTGCTTTATATGCCAATGATCCCTGAAGCGGCATTTGCAATGTTAGCGTGTGCAAAAATTGGTGCGATTCATTCGGTTGTGTTTGGTGGTTTTTCGGCTGAAGCACTACGCGATCGTGTTCAAGACGCTGAAGCAAAACTCGTTATTACGGCCGATGGTGCATTTCGTCGTGGTAAGCCTTACATGTTAAAGCCCGTTGTGGATGAAGCGCTCAGTGTTGGGTGTGAATGCTGTGAAAAAGTATTGATCGTTCAGCGAAACTTTGAAGACATTGAGTACGTTCCGGGGCGTGACTATGTTTACAATGAGATCATCATGAACGAGTCTCAGTACTGTGAGCCTGAGTGGATGGACTCCGAAGACCCACTTTTCTTACTTTATACTTCAGGCAGTACGGGTAAACCAAAAGGCGTTCAACACAGTAGTGCAGGGTATATTCTTTGGGCGCAGTACACGATGGAACATGTCTTTGATGTCAAAGAAAACGATACGTTTTGGTGTACAGCGGATGTTGGCTGGATTACAGGACATACGTACATTGTTTATGGACCTTTGGCGATGGGTGCAACGACCATTATGTATGAGGGTGTTCCTACATTCCCAGATGTGGGTAGATGGTGGGGCATGATCGAAGAACATCGTGTCAATCAGTTCTATACTGCTCCCACAGCGATTCGTTTATTACACAAAGAGGGTGCTGACGCGCCATCTCGTTATGATTTAAGCTCTCTTAAAGTGCTTGGAACGGTGGGTGAGCCGATCAATCCTGATGCGTGGATGTGGTACTATGAGCAAATCGGTGGCGGAAACTGTCCGATTGTCGATACATGGTGGCAAACAGAAACGGGTGGGCATATGATTACGCCACTTCCTGGGGCTACGCCGATAAAACCAGGTTCTGCGACATTCCCACTTCCTGGGATTAAAGCAGAAATTATGGATGAGCATGGCAATCCAACACCAAAAGGTGAAAAAGGATTCTTGTGTATCACAAAACCTTGGCCATCGATGATTCGTAACATTTGGGGTGATCCTGAGCGTTATGTTAAGTCCTATTTTGGGGATTGTAAAAAAGATGGTAAGCCTGTTTATTTCTCTGGCGATGGAGCGATGTACGATGATGATGGCTATATCATCATTACAGGGCGTACCGATGATGTTATTAACGTTTCAGGTCATAGAATTGGAACAGCAGAGATTGAAGCAGTTCTTGGTAACCATGAAAACGTAGCAGAGGTTGCTGTTGTAGGAAGACCTGATCCTATCAAAGGTGAGGGTATTTTTGCATACATCGTCATCAAAGGTGCCGATAGCATGAGTGAAGAAGTTTATATGATTCAAGAGCTTAACAAACTCATCGTGAAAGAGATCGGTAATATCGCTAAGCTTGATGCGATTCGTTTCGTTCCGGGGCTTCCAAAAACAAGAAGTGGTAAGATTATGCGTAGAATCCTTCGCTCCATTGCGAAAAAAGAGCCGATTACCCAAGATATTTCAACGCTTGAAGATCCAAGCATCGTTGAAAAAATACAAAATCTCATCGAATTTTAG
- a CDS encoding cation acetate symporter, with product MKWGWLLLALTNGLFASGAAEVSGKSEVNMSAIVMFLVFVAGTLGITYWAAKRTKTAKDFYTAGGGITGFQNGLAIAGDYMSAASFLGISGLVYSKGFDGLIYSIGFLVGWPIILFLIAEQLRNLGKYTFSDVASYRLKQTPIRTLAAFGSLATVALYLIAQMVGAGQLIQILFGLDYAYAVVMVGILMILYVTFGGMLATTWVQIIKAGLLLSGATFMAVMIMYKMDFSIETLFSQAVAVKKSAAIMSPGGLVSDPISAISLGIALMLGTAGLPHILMRFFTVSDAKEARKSVFYATGFIGYFYVLTFIIGFGAIVLLTGHPQYFDAVKNTLIGGGNMAAIHSAHAIGGDLFLGFISAVAFATILAVVSGLTLAGASAVSHDLYANVFARGRVDEMTEMRVSKYSTIALGIVAIFLGIAFEKQNIAFMVGLAFAIAASANFPILILSMFWKKLTTKGAVYGGGLGLFTAIVLVILSKAVWVDVLGNKTAIYAYGNPALFSVAIAFIGIWIISLMDNSEDAVNERAAYDHQFIRSQTGIGAEGASSH from the coding sequence ATGAAATGGGGATGGTTGCTTTTAGCATTAACCAATGGACTCTTTGCCTCAGGGGCTGCAGAAGTTTCAGGAAAAAGTGAAGTCAATATGTCTGCGATTGTCATGTTCTTGGTCTTTGTGGCAGGAACGCTTGGTATTACTTACTGGGCAGCAAAACGTACAAAAACGGCGAAAGATTTTTACACCGCTGGTGGAGGCATTACAGGGTTTCAAAATGGTTTAGCGATTGCAGGTGATTACATGTCTGCAGCATCTTTTCTTGGAATTTCTGGCTTGGTATATTCCAAAGGCTTTGATGGACTGATCTATTCCATAGGCTTTTTGGTTGGCTGGCCGATTATTCTTTTCTTAATCGCTGAGCAACTACGAAATTTAGGTAAATATACGTTTTCGGATGTTGCATCGTACCGTTTAAAACAGACGCCGATTCGTACCCTTGCCGCTTTTGGGTCACTTGCTACGGTGGCACTTTATTTGATCGCTCAAATGGTAGGTGCTGGTCAGTTGATTCAAATTTTATTTGGACTTGATTATGCGTATGCGGTCGTTATGGTGGGCATCTTGATGATCTTATATGTTACCTTTGGTGGCATGTTGGCAACCACATGGGTACAAATTATTAAAGCAGGTCTTTTGCTCTCTGGTGCAACCTTTATGGCTGTGATGATTATGTACAAAATGGATTTTAGTATTGAGACACTCTTTTCCCAAGCGGTTGCTGTGAAAAAATCAGCGGCGATTATGAGCCCAGGAGGTCTTGTCAGCGACCCTATTTCAGCGATTAGCTTAGGGATTGCCTTGATGTTGGGAACCGCAGGACTACCTCACATCTTGATGCGATTTTTTACCGTCAGTGATGCGAAAGAGGCTCGAAAATCCGTCTTTTATGCAACTGGATTTATAGGTTACTTTTATGTTTTAACCTTCATTATAGGATTTGGTGCTATCGTTTTATTAACAGGTCATCCGCAATATTTTGATGCTGTTAAAAACACACTGATTGGTGGCGGTAATATGGCAGCGATTCACTCTGCGCATGCCATTGGTGGAGACCTTTTCTTAGGATTTATCTCAGCGGTTGCTTTTGCAACAATCTTGGCGGTTGTTTCTGGTTTGACACTGGCAGGGGCAAGTGCGGTCAGTCATGATCTGTATGCCAATGTTTTTGCAAGAGGTCGTGTGGATGAGATGACAGAGATGAGAGTTTCTAAGTATTCAACGATTGCTCTTGGTATCGTAGCGATTTTCTTAGGCATTGCGTTTGAGAAACAGAACATTGCGTTCATGGTAGGTCTTGCATTTGCGATTGCCGCTAGTGCAAACTTCCCAATTCTTATTTTATCAATGTTTTGGAAAAAGCTTACAACTAAAGGTGCCGTTTATGGTGGAGGCTTAGGACTTTTCACAGCGATTGTGTTGGTTATCTTGAGTAAAGCGGTTTGGGTTGATGTTTTAGGAAATAAAACAGCTATTTACGCTTACGGTAACCCAGCACTTTTCTCAGTTGCTATTGCCTTTATCGGTATCTGGATTATCTCTTTAATGGATAATAGCGAAGATGCAGTAAACGAGAGAGCTGCATATGATCATCAGTTTATTCGAAGTCAAACGGGTATTGGAGCAGAAGGCGCTTCAAGCCATTAA
- a CDS encoding metal ABC transporter substrate-binding protein: MLKKFALAAALSSVMFADVSVTTTIFPLYDVVKTIGGDKVKLTNLVPFGVEAHEFEPKAKDIAALSKSDFFIISSPVFETWSTKVISSLKIQDKTIDMSQKVKLIELKHSEHEHAHKESYDPHYWLSIDNYMNVAKEVATLLSTKDPENAKLYEANLATYLAKLEALKTDYEVLKSCKNKKVIVNHDAFEYLAHEYGITQYSITGMTPETKPSPKQIAQLIDLTKKEKITTVFFEEFASDKVAKSIAKEANVKTDALRPVENITVAESKKGIGYIDIMKENLIKLHDAMDCQ, encoded by the coding sequence ATGTTAAAAAAATTTGCATTAGCAGCAGCCCTCAGTTCGGTCATGTTTGCAGATGTATCGGTCACCACAACCATATTTCCACTCTATGACGTTGTCAAAACGATTGGAGGCGATAAGGTCAAACTTACTAATTTGGTTCCTTTTGGCGTTGAAGCGCATGAATTTGAGCCTAAAGCCAAAGATATCGCAGCCCTTTCAAAGAGCGATTTTTTCATCATCAGCAGTCCCGTGTTTGAAACATGGAGTACCAAAGTTATCAGCTCGTTAAAAATTCAAGATAAAACGATTGATATGAGCCAAAAAGTCAAACTTATTGAGCTGAAGCATTCTGAGCATGAGCATGCTCATAAAGAAAGTTACGATCCACACTACTGGTTGAGCATCGATAATTACATGAATGTTGCCAAAGAAGTAGCAACCCTGCTGAGCACCAAAGACCCTGAAAATGCCAAATTGTATGAAGCCAATTTAGCGACGTATCTTGCAAAGCTGGAAGCATTAAAAACGGATTATGAAGTGCTTAAAAGTTGCAAAAACAAAAAAGTCATTGTCAACCACGACGCTTTTGAGTATTTAGCACATGAGTATGGCATAACCCAATACTCCATCACAGGCATGACACCAGAAACCAAACCGTCTCCCAAACAGATTGCACAGTTAATTGATTTGACCAAAAAAGAGAAGATTACCACCGTCTTTTTTGAAGAATTTGCCAGCGACAAGGTCGCAAAATCTATTGCTAAAGAGGCCAATGTTAAAACAGATGCACTCAGGCCTGTTGAAAATATCACCGTGGCGGAGAGTAAAAAAGGGATTGGCTATATTGACATCATGAAAGAGAACCTCATCAAATTACACGATGCCATGGATTGCCAATAA
- a CDS encoding metal ABC transporter permease: protein MEIFQYTFMLKAFLAGTLIAAIASSLGMFVVVKRFSMLSDALAHISLLGVAIGFLTSIAPNYSSIAFTLLASWVIEYLRQNNKLYSDSILSIFLSGSLALAIIIVSASASFNTSLFDYLFGSIVAIDDTDIMIIVLLGLICTVTLYANFQRFLYIAFDEESAKASGINTKLLNYLLISLVSVVISVSIKIVGALLIGAMMIIPAIIAMQFSQNFKNSVLYAVIISIVSVILGLFISYYASLPSGATIVVLLLFFFMISLVFKRKQY, encoded by the coding sequence ATGGAAATTTTTCAATACACATTTATGCTCAAAGCCTTTTTAGCAGGCACCTTAATCGCCGCCATCGCCTCTTCTCTTGGCATGTTCGTGGTCGTCAAACGCTTTTCAATGCTCTCAGACGCACTTGCGCATATTTCGCTCCTCGGCGTGGCGATTGGCTTTCTCACCTCCATTGCACCCAATTACAGCTCCATCGCATTTACCCTTTTAGCGTCATGGGTGATTGAGTATTTAAGACAAAACAATAAACTCTACTCAGACTCAATCCTTTCTATCTTTTTATCGGGATCTTTAGCGCTTGCCATCATCATCGTATCGGCTTCTGCGTCGTTTAATACCTCTTTGTTTGACTACCTTTTTGGCTCAATCGTTGCGATTGATGACACGGATATTATGATTATTGTGCTTTTAGGATTGATCTGTACCGTGACGTTGTATGCCAATTTCCAACGGTTTTTATACATCGCATTTGATGAAGAGAGTGCGAAAGCTTCAGGCATTAACACCAAACTCTTAAACTACCTGCTCATTTCCTTGGTTTCGGTAGTCATCAGTGTTTCGATTAAAATCGTAGGAGCTCTTTTGATTGGCGCGATGATGATTATACCTGCCATCATTGCCATGCAGTTTAGTCAAAATTTTAAAAACTCGGTGCTTTATGCAGTTATCATATCGATTGTCTCCGTCATTTTGGGTCTGTTTATCTCCTACTATGCGTCCTTGCCTAGTGGCGCGACCATTGTTGTTTTGCTCTTGTTCTTTTTTATGATTTCGCTTGTATTCAAGAGGAAACAGTATTAA